The Mangifera indica cultivar Alphonso chromosome 12, CATAS_Mindica_2.1, whole genome shotgun sequence DNA window AGTTGATGATCATCAGAAAGAAAGTTGATTGGTGGCTACATAGTGGACActaactaaaattaataaacttaatttatgtattttacatGTGATACATGCATGTCATCTAGATGCAATcccatatttcatatttaatttttaattaattttttgagtaaaCAATATTATCAACAATATTGTCAGAATAAATAGTATGATAGGATAGACAAACgagaatttgattcaaactaatTTGGATTAGATTCACCCATATTAATATGAATGGATTGAATtggaaattaaataatgatcTGTAAATAGTGGAAGCATATGAGCCTCACCCTAACACCAATTAATAATAAGTCTAAGatgagataaatataaattcatgtGCTATAGATTGGagatttatcaaaaatgaagatatCTACTACTGAACTCTAGAGAGAACTAAATTGTGGATTGCTTCAACACATCATATTATTCCAGACACCATGATGAAGATGGGAAGAAAAGTTGGTCATATCATTAAGAAAATGGAAGTGGACTAGAGGTACATAATTAAAACTTTGGCAATATTATGCACAAAAATAGTGGGCGTTTCCATGCAATTGAAAATTTGCAGAAAAGACACAAAAAGATGAAAGGTTGATATCTTGAAAGGAGATTTGGATTAAGACATGTTGAAAACTTTGATCCAATGAAAtggatattatatatttcaagcATTAAAAGTCACAGTAATGGCATAATAAAAATGACTAATTTTTCGAAGAGACAAGAAACCTGATAATCACAGATTTGGTAAGCAATCAATATATGTGTGACTGATTTAGTAATCTTGATACCGCACTCATGTGTCTGGCCTGTAAACcaagtgaaaacaaaatttgagaaCATGGGATTGCCGTACTAATAACATGCAAagtaatcatttatttatttattccttttttttataagtagAGAAACTCTATCCGATTTCCCCGGATGATTCTTGCAGCCGGTCCATTATTCTCAAGAACCTATTACCACTTACAAAGGAGTGTCCATTTGTAATTAAAGCCCAACTCAATAGTCCTGGGCTCCTCGTTGGTGGCCTAACCTTGCTGAACACCAATGGACAAGCTTTCAGCTCAAGATTGCCCCTTTATTATAGACAAAGAAACAAACGTTAGTACAATATTATACATCCCAAATATAATATTCAGAAGCCTGAAATTGAGCTAATCTAAACAATTCAACGAAAACCCAGAAAGGGAAAAGGAAGGTGCTTGATAGCGCGGACTTGGACGCCGGAGTTCTTGGAGGAGAAGGAATCACGTGAGGTAATCTTCTTCTGGGCGCGGTGAAACTCGGCATCCTGACCGTTCAATTCTTTGGATTCTTCCTGGGATTTATAAAGCTAGGCTTTGAGTTCCAAGTACTGCTGCTGCTAGATCTTCTTTCTCGTAATTTCTTTTCTCCGGCGTGAAGTGTAAAACGACACGCCGTTTGGATTGGAAACGGATGGTTGGATAAATACATAGACATTCCTAACATTACtaaaattatttctttgaataatatcataaatacccTTTTACATTTGCTTCATCCTTAGAAtgttaattttacaatttctttatcaATCGGACGAAATCTTGTATCAAAACCTAAAGGAGAAAGTTAGTAAAAATGGGTAAAATCATTGAGAGAATAAATTGGAAACAAAGTTATAAGTcagtttatcttatttttatatattcaatagtTTGATTCTTGTTAAGGTATTGTttgttttagatatataatatattataattttatttttctattttataatttaaaatatatcttaatagtttaaaaactctATCGAATCATTTAACCAATCTTCTATTATCAttctaaaacaatataaaaatactcATATAATATCTcctttgtgttttattatttgtcaaTACGAAATTTGTGTATGAATGTTACAATAATACagtttttatatgtatataatgtaAGTTATACCAAACTAATGtaggtatatatatagaaaCATCGTTGACAGATCGGGTAGGCAAGAGTTCTTTGTAATGAGTGGAGAACATTGCCCATGACCAATGTATTGATATAGCTTTACAGAAGCTTCATGAATTAATCTTAGagcatgatttttttattttttttaatactaattgtGGGCATAGATGTAGAGCTGCACACATGACGCAATACTACATTGAGATCAGACAAATAGTGATAGAAATTGGTTCCATATGCAATTGTTATCTTCATATTTATGATAGTGACGCAAATCAGATCTCCAAGGTAGATCTCTATAACCCTTGTATTATAGCTTAATTGCATCATTGCTTCACATGTACTTCTTAAAATCATGGTTTtgaaactcaaatcaaatcagcCGATTCAATCAGTCTTGTGTTGACTCGTGTTCAATTGGAATCCTGatcaagtttttgtttttttaagtatttttgttaaattcatCTACTGAGTCAATCTGATCAATTACCCACACTAtcgaaaacaaataaatattattatacgtGTTATTTGTCTTTTACAACCTTACCTAGCCCATCAACATTAAAATATTGTACATTTTGGATACATATTAAATCACATACTATTTGAGTAATTttgtcttattattattatcaaatattgtgGGATGTTCACTTAATGCATCTCTCATACTTGTTCCAAGTGAGATTTGCGGATTGATATCCACTTATTTCCAAAATATTAACATGAAAATGTAAGCTAGATCAAGTACGATACTCTTTGTCGTTGCCTATTTAAGTCTCAAATTGGCATATATAAACACTTTAGCCACTTACCTTGACACATATTTCAGATCTTGTTGGTACGTTACTTGCAGTGTATTGAACTGGAGTTTAGCAAGCTCAAGCAAGATGGGGTTGAAGTCATGTCCCGTCTCATTCTCATTGGTAAACCACCTAGCCTCCACCCTTGGCACCCTCCAATGCAATGGAAGCTCCAGTGCATGCTTCACTAATTTGGAAATATATTCATCTTCACCTACCTTGTCCTTGATATACTCCTTCAGGTATGAGGTCGCAAAATTTCTGacaaaatgtaacattttacCCTCTTCctctttcaatagaaaaatggTTTCATACAGAGATAAAATTTCTTTGCAATCATCACTACCACATAAATTGAAGTTTCCTTTTTGATCActgaaattattgaaaacttCTACAAAAACAAGACACAATTTCAATGCTAGCTAGAACGTCTCTCATAATCAATATTAATGTATGTGATACGAACTCAAACtacaaaattgttaaaagaaagttattatttaaatctCACTAGTGTTATCGGGTCTCTATCACCAAAAATCTACCTACTTTACTATCAGTTTATTTCAAACCCAACAACTTCTATGTAAATGATGAAATAAGAttttaccaaaatttaaaatttataaaatatgggATAAGACTTTACCAAGAACCACGCATACAAATGTAAAAGCGAAACTTTTCCTTATATTTTATACATCCATTAAGGTTTGATTAGAGTTAAAGGATAAGagtttttctcatattttatatacCCATACCAAACTTAATTTCCAGTGTGGGATATTTTACTGTTCCcacagaaaattattatttaaatatgcatTGCTCTGTCCTACTTAATCATCATAGCAATGTTGTCTTAGGAGTCTAAACTACAGAGCCACCGCATATAAACCATCTTGTTTTTGCTTGTTATTGTATACCCCTATCAAGAATTCTCTTTACCTCATCTTCAAACTGATAAAGATAGTCCAAGTCTTTGTAAGACATCAATGAGCTCCAGCTGCCGTACAGAATCACGGCACTATCAAGCATCAGCTTCACTTCTTCCTTTGCTTTTCAGCTCGTTCCTCAGATGATTTTCCCTACACGAAATATAATTACAGGTCATAGTAAAACTCCAAATTGACTACtgtagttttataattatactcTACCAACCACATGGCTCTTCAGTGATTTTACAAAATCGTGGCCCCAAATGGTAGGTTGGTAATTGGCTGATCGCCTAACAATGGCTTCATCTGAGAGTTTGGCTGCACCATTGCATTTGTCTCTTTGAGCGGATGCAGCACTCATTGAAGCGAGCTGATAATAAAGAGCCATTATTAAGAAGGTTCAAGTTTTTAAATTGCTTGGGATTGAACTCATCAATGTGGCTCTTTATATAGAATAACTTCACGGAGACGTTCGAATACCGAACTGACACCTTACTGATATAGACTTCTGTACCTGGACCAcgattattttttgataattctaGAAGAGAAAgatttttggaataaatagtCTCTAAGTACAAATAATTGGCTGATATAaacttgtatataaataataatatgtcattataagattgagtaaaatattatttctaattcaaaatcacttaatcatattatcGTTCATGCACAAACTTTTCAAGGATGTGGGGTTGACATTGCTAGGCTTTCTGGTTTCATAAACAGGAAGTTGATCACCATCAGTTAGAAAGTTAATGGGTGGCTATATAGTGGACACTACAtagaattaataaactaatgTATTCTACATGCATGTAATCgagataaaatatcatatttcatatttaaattttaattaattttttggggTAAATggtattataaataatattattaatagaatAAACAATTCTATTATATAGACAAATGAATCGAATgcaaattaaaccaaaactcCAACCCAACCGTGAACTCAATCCAAATAATCTGGGATCATGTTGATTCCTATTAATATGAATGGattgaataaaacaataatgaaGTAAATAATGATCTGTTAAAAGTAGAAGCATGAGTCTCACCATAACAGCAATTAATAAAAAGTCCTAGACCAGAGAAAGCGattataataagtataaattcaTGTGCTATAGCTTCaagatttatcaaaaatgaagatatCTACTACTAAACTCTAGAGAGTACACATATTGTATGATTCCAAACACCATGATGAACATGGGAAGAAAAGGTGGTAATCTCATGAACTCTCGTGGAATTGGACAAAAACATCAACCTAGAGTCCCATGCATTATTAAGACGTCATCTGCTTTGGATGTAtaatccattaatttttttttttttttgactttaaaactaaaaaaatgtcTCTACCATTTAGAAACTTACAAAGTATTTTCCCTCCCCAATCTTCTATgattattattaaacaatatgGAAATACTCATACATAGCAGCTAAATCAAACAGTCTCGGCAATTAAACCAATGATCAAACAGTCTTACCAACTACTTGAGTCTGAACAATTAAAGCAATTGGGTTGATCCAAGGCACTCTCGGCAAATTTCATCCCACCCATAGCATGATTCAAGAAGATATCTAAGTcttcaaaaatcaatttaatgaCAAAATGCCTGATAAACTAAAACATCCCATAGATGATAAgcaaaacataaatttcaaaatgcaaaaaagaaaaaaaggttcACTCAGCCTATAATCTAATACTCTCAACAAAAACAGGAATGCAGTGAAGAAAATAACTGACAAGATAACTACCAAAAATCCTCTTACTAGTACTTGACTCAATTATCAAATGACTTGAGTTACATAAACAAGTTGGGCCTTGTTGCCTTGTATGTAGTTTTCAGCTTCCTAGTTGGTGGCCTAACCTTCCTGAACACCAAGGGGAACTTGATTTTGGAGTTGTGGAACTGCTTGGTGCTCTCTCTCTTGCATAGCTTAGCAGGAATGGTTGCAGTCTTGATAATCTGAATGCAAGGACTCCTGACCCTGTGACGAGAAGCCATCTCAGTGTACATTTGCTCCACAGCCCCATTCAAAGTGGTGTCACGGTATTCCTTGTACATGTTGTGGTAACCAGTTCGGCTTTGATAACGCAACCAAATACCATAGTTCTTGATCTTGGTTGGGTTCTTTTCAAAGATCTGCATTTAATTCAAACATATTATATTAGCCCTAAACAGGTACACTTAATATTTGTTGCCAAAAATAATACCATACACACAAAGAATAGAAACGATGAAAGGTACAAAAGGGTATGACTTATAAGGAATTTTTCTGAAAACAAGGGAATGGAAGCCAGAACTACCTTCACCTTATAAACCATTAGATATAACCAAAATATGCCACTGGCCATTATCCAGTAAAAGATGCTTGACATCATGATAGTCACACTTATGACAATTTTAATCAACTCTAAAACAGAAGATCTAAATACAAAATGCTCGAGATGAGTTGGTCACTTGTAAAGTTTCCACATTTTCAAACACTACCCCTCCCTTCCCgtttatcaaattaaacatcCAAAATTACTGTCCAATGGATGCACACAAAATTACGTGTCTCaatattgaaaattgacaataaataatttaaactctAATATATCTCACTAGCTAAACAAATACTTGTTTGAACATTCAAATTACAGGAAGCATCTACACACAGAAAAACCCTGCACTAACTAATCAATGGGCTTTGCACAATCTGTTACCAACTGCACAAAGTAATAAACTTCACATTGCAGAGTCTACGACCACAAATGAAAAAACTACAGCACAGAGACACTCAACTCAACAAACCCAAAGACATGCCAAAATGTgacataacaaaaaatatatatacctcgTTAATAGCGAGAACTTGACCATTGCTCTTCTTCACCTTCTTCAACTTCCTTAGAAAGTACCTGATACAAACGAAGTCCCACGAATATTACCATCCAAAATACAATTCCCACTTCAATCATCAAACTTAATGACCGTCAATCAAATCATATCACTAACCAGAACTTGGACTTGGCCCGAACCTCATTGGTGGCCCACAACCTCATCCTGTAAATCTTAGGGTGCTCATCGGACTCTGATGGAAGAGCTCTGCCAACAACCTGGTACTGGTGATACTACAAAACCCAAGACAAAAAACACTGATCCCCTCATAAATTAAACAACATGAACATAACAAGCAAGAATTATCTAACAGCCCACTAGTTCAGtattcacaaaaaataaaactggaTTTCTAAAAGGCCAATTACagtcattattttaaaaaataaaatagtgtttATCTCAGTAACCAAACAGAGCAAATtcaaatgagaaaattattgcGAATAAATTTATTTCTGCACCATGGTAGATCTAAGCAGCGACGTCATTAACTTACCTTGAAGGTGACCATTTTCGAGGGAAGAGAAGGTGTGAAGATCTACGCAGCCACGCTCTTCAGTGTAACGAAGAAGTAAAAACTAGGGTTTTCTTTAGCTTTTATAGCAATGAAAAACCTAGAGTGAATACTAGGTTAAAGTGACGGCATGTTGGACACAAAATTGGTGAAACCGAAATCACATGTTTACACGTGgcggaaaagaagaaaatttaaaattaatcttctctattatttttttgcattataatatttaatggtCTTGGTAATTCAGGGTTATTTAATCACCAATCttctcaaaaatattttgttttttttaattttacaactAATTTTTTCTCATGTTAAGGTTTTGTTTTTGAGCTTTTGATTGTTATGTTACATTTTTAacctcaaaataaataacaatcttgaagaattaaaagtgtaaaattaatatataagaaatacaATTTCCTGTAATTTTGCTTCCTTGTCCTGGTTGAGGTTTATAATTCTTAGTTGTGGATTGGTTTGTACTCGGGCCTTTCGTTAACTCTCAACACCACTTGTGCCAAGAAAAGAAATGTACCAATAGAAACCCCATTTGAGCAAGCCATCTCAAGCTTTATTAGAATTCATaatgttcaattcaaattcaaatttaaactcattcgAACTAATGCATAGTATCACTAGCGTTCATTATAAAAAGGATActatatatgaatcaaattttACTTGGAATATTCAAGGTTTATGCCTCTTTACATAATTCCTGGTGTAGTCTACCACAAAGATGGTCTGCAGTTCTGTACAAAACCACGTGCATAAATATGAATGCTGAATAACTTCATCAGCTACCTTTAGAATATGAGAACTTCCAACCATTTATATTTTGGAAATCAGAGCCGAATTTACAGTCACACTACCAGTGCCAATCCACCCAGGAGTGAGATCCCTTTGCAACGCCAAGAGCTAGAGCAATCATGGTAAGAATTGCCTGCGCACcatgagaaaaataattaggATAAAAAAATCTCTGTCAAAGCAAAGGAAAGACAATATAATCCAGTTTTCAGCAACTAAATATGTCGCCAACAGtttgctgaaaaaaaaaaaaaaaaacacaagggGAAGTGATCTTGTATGGTGAAAGCAAGATCACAACAAAATGACCTAGTGAACAGCTATGTATCAGAACAGAAATTTACAGACAGTTTCAAAGGGAATGGATTTGTTGACCATAAATGTAATATACATGTCACCTCAAACACTTAAATAATCTCAAGCTGGAAGTTAACTGCTGTATGGTCTAAGATGCATGCTTGAATTTTACAAGCACTACAGTACACAGGCTAATCAATAAGGGAATTATTAACATGTACTCCTAAGCAGACACATTAAGAgactaaaacacaaaaaatacaCATATTAAGACCACCCTGTAAAAAGAATAATCCAACTACCAAATCTTTGTCTTCAGACCTTCCTCACTACAGAGTAGTTAGGACCATAAAATAACACACATGTCACAACAAGGAAACACATACTTATGCAAGTCAAGATGAAATGGCAGACAATAAGCACTTACAGCAATTGCACATGCAACATATCCAGGTTTTTCCCGATCATCCACTCGTACACATAGTGCAACAAAAGCTCCAACATACCAGGGAATGCCACCAAAGAAGAAACCAACAATAAACCTGGAACTCAAATTCATTAACCAATACGCATGGacaaaagttttaattaatatagagCAATAAATTACTGGTAACAGGCCAAGGTCTTTATCTAACTGATCTCGTGAAGAGCATGTTTCTACTAATGTATAATTATCGCACAGTGGACAACttaaaatgtaactttttttctctaataTAGTCACCTCAACAACtgtaattcatcaaaaataaccAACTTGACTTGGCCCTAAATTCAAGTTCTCTCTTTctacttcttttatttctttctttctttccttccttttttttttcccttgtacGTTTGTAGGTGCTGATTGAGGTAAAAGTGGTAAAAAACCTTGagctcttttcttttattaattaataaagccagaagagaaacaaaagaaaggGTGTCACCAATGTTCAAgctaaaacacaaaatttgacTCAATGCCAACTGTAAAGGCTATTTATTTCACAAGTAACTAGGAAGTAAATGATGGCTACAAATGGTTTGATGAAAGCATCCCTCTAACAATATAAAGTGGTCATGTACTTTGCCATCACACAAAACATCAGCCAAGTGAAATCCATCTGTATGCATATAATGAAATGGCAGAGACTATAGAGCCTAAAGATGTATCTCTAATTTCTTGAATTTCACACCATAAATAACTGAGATCATGTCAAGTTTCTTTTAGTAATTTCACATGTATGCAACTTGgatataaactaattcaatattcatattcatatgcTAAATAATACCACATATACCAATGCAATGAGCCCATATAGATCAACAATATGGTTGAATTCCATTGTCCTCCCTCGAgattcagaaaaagaaaaaaatccacATATACAAACTACATTTATATGGCAGtaacattattcttttattGTCACATCACATCAATCACCCTCATTCCATAAGGTAACTTCTTCACATCAAATGTGAGTTTGTTTTAGTGTAATGTTTATTAGTATAGGACGGtggaaaataaaatcttaaatgcatagaaaattagtaagatataaaaGACATATCgataaattgaaaattaggttttcaataTATGATTCAACTATAATATTcagtattattgaaattatcaaataaatgaataatgaaTGTAAGACTCACAAGAACCAGCCCATTCCAAGACCGCAGCAAGGTAAGCATCGTTCTCTTACAGGAGTTCCCTCAGTAATATCATAACCTCAATCAACAACACAACAACCGTTTAACGTCAACtttgatattattgataatatttggacttaattaacaaaacaatcaacaactctaattaaatatataaatttggaACCTGAAATGGTTTGATATCCAGCGGCAAATAACGGCGTACTGCGGACGGATCCATGAGGTCGACTGGGCTGAGGATAACCGATTGCCGTATGAGGCAGAGGCGGCTGGTAAGGAGGGTAATAATTGGCGACGCCTTGAAACGTGCCGTAGTAATTTTGGTACTGGACGTTACCGGTGCCACCGTTGCCCTTTCCTTCTtcactcatttttatttttttttatttttatttttcgcTCCCCGCCGCGTAACGAGTTTTGGGGCGGACGGAGGAGGCGGTAATCGTGCCAAATATGTAATTTCCTGTTTATTATTTCCATTGCTTTATTTGGAGGATTTCGCCAGCAGAAGACACGATTTTTGACCCGAGGCCCGACTAGAATTCATTGCTGAGGGTGGGCCGGCCCGGGTTAACCCTACCTGTGTTTGCCTTTAGTTGTTTGAACTGATATTACTAAATACACACAAAAATCAATGCGCTTCCTTGGCCCCTTTAAGTTTGCAAATACAATTTTCCCAATGAAAGATaaaaatgcctttttttttttttattgtaacaaaattatgtctatctatttttataatacaatttatatatatagataatatattattatataattaaatattattttatctttaattcaaaatcactcaattatctgatgatattttatctgtgtatacaaattatgtatcaaaaataaatatatataatattacttttttattatttttataaaaaaaaagacaacaacttatctataatattttattaattttttccaccCTTCATTaatagaattgaaaattttgttttaaaattttaataatatcatatgGATATTAAAGATTTAACtgattaaatcaatcaattcaCAGA harbors:
- the LOC123193201 gene encoding 60S ribosomal protein L18a-like isoform X3, which encodes MSEEGKGNGGTGNVQYQNYYGTFQGVANYYPPYQPPLPHTAIGYPQPSRPHGSVRSTPLFAAGYQTISGYDITEGTPVRERCLPCCGLGMGWFLFIVGFFFGGIPWYVGAFVALCVRVDDREKPGYVACAIAYHQYQVVGRALPSESDEHPKIYRMRLWATNEVRAKSKFWYFLRKLKKVKKSNGQVLAINEIFEKNPTKIKNYGIWLRYQSRTGYHNMYKEYRDTTLNGAVEQMYTEMASRHRVRSPCIQIIKTATIPAKLCKRESTKQFHNSKIKFPLVFRKVRPPTRKLKTTYKATRPNLFM
- the LOC123193201 gene encoding 60S ribosomal protein L18a-like isoform X1 — protein: MVTFKYHQYQVVGRALPSESDEHPKIYRMRLWATNEVRAKSKFWYFLRKLKKVKKSNGQVLAINEIFEKNPTKIKNYGIWLRYQSRTGYHNMYKEYRDTTLNGAVEQMYTEMASRHRVRSPCIQIIKTATIPAKLCKRESTKQFHNSKIKFPLVFRKVRPPTRKLKTTYKATRPNLFM
- the LOC123193201 gene encoding 60S ribosomal protein L18a-like protein isoform X2, with translation MSEEGKGNGGTGNVQYQNYYGTFQGVANYYPPYQPPLPHTAIGYPQPSRPHGSVRSTPLFAAGYQTISGYDITEGTPVRERCLPCCGLGMGWFLFIVGFFFGGIPWYVGAFVALCVRVDDREKPGYVACAIAAILTMIALALGVAKGSHSWVDWHW